Proteins encoded within one genomic window of Candidatus Nezhaarchaeota archaeon:
- a CDS encoding Coenzyme F420 hydrogenase/dehydrogenase, beta subunit C-terminal domain, with product MSWRPKLPITNVYQLLDANICSVCGACVIACHWKAVYFDPRTPSRVSRDVKLCVDCSRCLIVCPQATLWVRRDFYLDDFKIMGAYHARSKDEKVLSIAQDGGTVTTMAMRALERKLVDAVILAGTEDRLIPKPVLAFTPEDVLKCAKSKYFYIPSLIELGRYDKVKSVMVVGLPCQIRAIERLAEFDIGISRKVTYKVGLFCKHNLDYDSMVERLLPKVGVAVEDLAKVDVKGKVIVYDKAGRSYELPLSEYESLTRPSCLQCPEFVSRYADINVGSTGAPDGWNMVLVMSKRGEELINALMDALEIKRPANDELNKVYRMDRGKRREASRFFKEFYGVEVGERFLDRDTWRIISR from the coding sequence ATGAGCTGGAGACCCAAACTTCCAATTACGAACGTATATCAACTTCTAGATGCAAACATATGCTCGGTATGTGGAGCATGCGTTATTGCCTGCCATTGGAAAGCCGTTTACTTTGATCCTCGAACGCCAAGCCGGGTATCTAGAGATGTTAAGCTATGTGTTGATTGCTCACGGTGCTTGATAGTATGCCCCCAAGCAACTCTTTGGGTCAGGAGAGATTTCTACTTAGACGATTTCAAGATTATGGGTGCATATCATGCAAGGAGTAAAGACGAGAAGGTGTTGTCAATCGCGCAAGACGGTGGAACTGTTACCACCATGGCTATGAGAGCTCTTGAGAGAAAGCTCGTGGACGCAGTCATTTTAGCTGGAACTGAAGACAGGTTAATTCCAAAACCCGTTTTAGCCTTCACGCCTGAGGATGTCTTGAAGTGCGCTAAGTCCAAGTACTTCTACATACCATCGCTCATAGAGCTTGGTAGATATGATAAAGTGAAAAGCGTTATGGTTGTGGGCCTTCCATGCCAAATTAGAGCTATAGAGAGATTAGCGGAGTTTGATATCGGCATCTCAAGGAAGGTAACATACAAAGTCGGATTGTTCTGTAAGCACAACCTTGACTATGACTCCATGGTTGAGAGACTTTTACCAAAGGTTGGAGTTGCAGTGGAGGACCTAGCCAAGGTGGATGTGAAGGGTAAGGTCATAGTCTACGATAAGGCAGGCAGGTCCTATGAGCTACCGCTATCAGAGTACGAAAGCCTTACAAGACCATCATGCTTGCAGTGCCCTGAATTCGTGTCCAGATACGCAGACATCAATGTAGGGTCTACCGGTGCTCCTGATGGATGGAACATGGTTCTGGTGATGAGTAAGAGGGGCGAGGAGCTCATTAACGCCTTAATGGATGCTCTTGAGATAAAGAGACCGGCTAACGACGAGCTAAATAAGGTGTACAGGATGGATAGAGGTAAGCGTAGAGAAGCCAGCAGGTTCTTTAAGGAGTTCTATGGTGTGGAGGTTGGAGAAAGATTCCTAGATAGGGACACTTGGAGAATAATTTCAAGGTAA
- a CDS encoding AbrB/MazE/SpoVT family DNA-binding domain-containing protein → MRRRQMVIPKIVKEYVGIKPGDEVFMDVREELVITPVVSPKEFAEDFCSAIKRKLVSKVDLERLVE, encoded by the coding sequence GTGAGAAGGAGGCAGATGGTGATTCCAAAGATCGTGAAGGAGTACGTGGGAATAAAACCTGGCGACGAAGTTTTCATGGATGTTAGGGAGGAGCTGGTCATAACGCCAGTAGTTAGTCCTAAGGAGTTCGCGGAAGATTTTTGCTCGGCAATTAAGCGAAAGCTCGTTAGCAAAGTGGACCTCGAAAGGTTAGTAGAGTAA
- a CDS encoding HEPN domain-containing protein: MRWATPIRDEVSNWLAEARSDAHHAEASINIGDYNWACFAAQQAVEKALKALILHVLGEYPRGHDLVKLYRRIKGAIDVQLSEGALAKLSAYYTIARYPNAGMERPSEEITKENAEEALSIARGVLDEITKIIRDP; this comes from the coding sequence GTGAGGTGGGCTACGCCGATTAGGGATGAAGTCTCAAACTGGTTGGCGGAAGCCAGGTCAGATGCGCATCATGCTGAGGCAAGTATTAACATAGGTGACTACAACTGGGCTTGCTTCGCGGCTCAACAAGCAGTTGAGAAAGCTTTGAAAGCTTTAATACTGCACGTCCTAGGTGAGTACCCTAGGGGTCACGACCTGGTCAAGCTCTATCGTAGGATTAAAGGTGCTATAGATGTACAACTTAGCGAAGGAGCTCTAGCTAAGCTATCCGCTTATTACACCATAGCTAGATACCCGAATGCAGGTATGGAGAGACCATCCGAAGAGATTACGAAGGAGAACGCCGAGGAGGCTTTATCAATAGCTAGAGGGGTACTAGATGAGATCACAAAGATTATTCGAGATCCGTAG
- a CDS encoding nucleotidyltransferase domain-containing protein, giving the protein MRSQRLFEIRREALEALRRLAKEINATIYLFGSYARGDYTLESDVDVIVVCECFKGMKYIDRIEFVRMKLPRDMGFDLIALTPKELKDKMKYSFFKDISSYWIEVKP; this is encoded by the coding sequence ATGAGATCACAAAGATTATTCGAGATCCGTAGGGAAGCACTAGAGGCTTTAAGGAGGCTAGCTAAAGAGATTAATGCCACGATCTACTTGTTCGGAAGTTACGCAAGAGGGGATTACACGCTTGAAAGCGACGTCGATGTAATTGTAGTGTGCGAGTGCTTCAAGGGCATGAAGTACATAGATAGAATAGAGTTCGTGAGGATGAAGTTACCGCGAGACATGGGCTTCGACTTAATAGCCCTAACACCTAAAGAACTCAAAGATAAAATGAAGTACTCCTTCTTCAAGGACATATCTAGTTACTGGATTGAGGTTAAGCCATAA
- a CDS encoding NAD(P)H-dependent oxidoreductase, with product MKLAIAYYSRTGYTERVVNELKQALTSESFTVDVYKVLPVKEYSKPLHVNLRLIYDTIFKKGASIKFEPSKPKLSDYDLVVVASPIWIGTLSSPIQEFLKRHATMCPLHNHRLRGLGCSKASHR from the coding sequence ATGAAGTTAGCTATAGCGTATTACTCTAGGACTGGGTATACGGAGCGAGTCGTCAACGAATTAAAGCAAGCTCTCACAAGTGAAAGCTTTACCGTAGACGTATACAAGGTCCTTCCAGTTAAGGAATACTCTAAGCCCCTTCACGTTAACTTAAGGCTCATATACGATACCATCTTTAAGAAGGGGGCGAGCATCAAGTTTGAGCCTAGCAAGCCTAAGCTTAGTGACTACGATCTCGTGGTTGTAGCCTCACCCATATGGATCGGCACGTTGTCTTCACCAATACAAGAGTTTCTGAAGAGACACGCTACCATGTGCCCCCTCCATAATCATCGGCTACGTGGGCTTGGGTGCTCGAAAGCTAGCCATCGCTGA
- a CDS encoding zinc ABC transporter substrate-binding protein, whose translation MTSTKQTLKARFIVFVITLLAIISLNPIPIIAAENNSKPVVVATTTVLASVVEDLAGDKVVIEYIVLPSVCPAHHDIKPSDIEKLRLASLILAHGVEPWLDKLLEASGSQAPVAWIKGSWNTPSAAKSLYTNVAQALKTHLGLDVEAALNRCLKIIDDVDRRLRRLSEDYNFKEAPVVVMVWQRPFIEYLGFKVVASYNPPEKVSLKEYEEVLRNASEHRALLVIDNVPSGVELGLGIASKVGAVHVALHNFPRAVREANNLTAMMLYNAELLGMALNEARNARTLETLITENLSLRSSLDSLTVYLGSSIIVNAILALALAVSLIKLRRFTK comes from the coding sequence TTGACGTCTACTAAGCAAACATTGAAGGCGAGGTTTATAGTCTTCGTAATTACATTGCTAGCTATTATTTCTCTAAACCCCATTCCTATAATTGCTGCAGAAAACAATAGTAAACCAGTGGTCGTCGCGACAACCACTGTGTTAGCATCAGTTGTTGAAGACTTAGCCGGCGATAAAGTCGTAATTGAGTACATAGTTTTACCTAGTGTTTGCCCAGCACATCATGATATCAAGCCAAGCGATATTGAGAAGCTGAGATTAGCTTCGCTCATTTTAGCTCATGGAGTGGAGCCATGGCTCGACAAGCTATTAGAGGCAAGTGGCTCTCAAGCTCCTGTGGCTTGGATCAAAGGTTCTTGGAATACCCCTAGTGCTGCAAAGAGTCTCTATACTAATGTTGCTCAAGCTTTAAAAACTCATTTGGGCTTGGACGTGGAAGCAGCACTGAATAGATGCCTGAAAATAATAGATGATGTAGATCGGAGGTTGAGGCGGCTATCTGAAGATTATAATTTCAAAGAAGCACCGGTAGTCGTCATGGTATGGCAGAGACCATTTATTGAATACTTAGGCTTCAAGGTCGTAGCCTCCTACAACCCTCCTGAAAAAGTATCATTAAAGGAATACGAAGAGGTGTTAAGGAATGCAAGTGAACATAGAGCCCTTTTAGTGATAGATAACGTACCTAGTGGTGTTGAGCTTGGCTTGGGGATAGCTAGTAAAGTGGGGGCTGTCCACGTAGCTCTGCACAACTTTCCAAGAGCTGTACGTGAAGCTAATAACTTGACGGCTATGATGCTTTACAACGCCGAGCTTCTAGGGATGGCTTTAAACGAAGCGAGGAACGCAAGAACTTTAGAGACTCTAATAACAGAGAACTTAAGCTTAAGAAGCTCACTTGATAGCCTAACCGTTTACTTAGGCTCTTCGATAATCGTCAATGCTATCTTGGCCTTAGCCCTAGCCGTAAGCCTAATCAAGCTTAGGAGGTTCACTAAGTGA
- a CDS encoding formylmethanofuran dehydrogenase subunit E family protein, producing MNWGLSLEEAIRFHGHLGPWLVIGYRCGELARRILKPNDHHDLICIIKIPAKTPFACSIDGVQASTSCTAGKMNIRVEESDDFEYIFTKHSSGETIKLKVRKEIVDKLTSTLSLEEAAKKIMELDLWSLFELS from the coding sequence GTGAACTGGGGACTCTCATTAGAGGAGGCGATAAGGTTTCACGGTCACTTGGGCCCCTGGTTGGTCATAGGCTATAGATGCGGCGAGCTAGCTAGAAGGATTCTTAAGCCTAATGATCACCACGACTTGATATGCATCATTAAGATCCCAGCGAAGACCCCCTTTGCGTGTAGCATTGATGGTGTTCAAGCTTCAACATCATGCACTGCAGGCAAGATGAATATACGAGTAGAGGAAAGTGATGACTTCGAGTACATCTTCACCAAGCATTCAAGTGGCGAGACCATTAAGTTAAAGGTTAGGAAAGAGATTGTGGATAAGCTTACATCTACTCTCTCATTAGAGGAAGCAGCCAAAAAGATTATGGAGCTCGACCTATGGAGCTTATTCGAGTTGAGCTGA
- a CDS encoding ATP-binding cassette domain-containing protein: MELIRVELKDVYVTYKDPNRSALSGISLSISDPGLVLITGPNGSGKTTLLETCLGLLKPFKGTARLLGVPTTSSKIREVRKLCGYLPQNFMRPPYEAHTVRQVIALGLASINGPLKPLTVKEWDKVRYVSKLLEIEHLLEEPIGRLSGGQQQRVFLARALVRDPLILFLDEPLSNIDSEGRGQVLDVLHNYVESRKATIMVVSHFVDPKLKGLATLTVTLIDGRVVSLTSRC; this comes from the coding sequence ATGGAGCTTATTCGAGTTGAGCTGAAGGACGTCTACGTCACATACAAGGATCCCAATAGATCCGCTCTATCAGGGATTAGCCTTTCAATAAGTGATCCAGGGCTCGTGTTAATCACTGGTCCCAATGGCTCTGGAAAGACAACGCTCCTAGAGACCTGTTTGGGGCTTCTCAAGCCATTCAAAGGCACAGCCAGGCTTCTTGGAGTTCCAACAACCAGCAGTAAAATACGTGAAGTTCGCAAGCTTTGCGGCTACTTACCTCAAAACTTCATGAGGCCTCCATACGAAGCACATACTGTTAGGCAGGTGATAGCGCTTGGCCTAGCTTCAATTAATGGACCTCTAAAACCGCTAACCGTCAAGGAGTGGGATAAGGTTAGGTACGTAAGCAAGCTTCTTGAGATTGAACACCTCCTCGAAGAGCCTATAGGTAGGCTTAGTGGAGGGCAACAACAAAGGGTCTTCTTAGCCAGGGCCCTCGTTAGAGACCCCCTCATCTTATTTCTAGACGAACCCCTCTCAAACATAGACTCTGAAGGTAGGGGGCAGGTCCTAGACGTTCTCCATAATTATGTGGAGTCCAGGAAGGCTACGATAATGGTGGTCTCGCACTTCGTTGATCCTAAGCTCAAGGGGCTAGCAACACTTACAGTCACGTTGATTGATGGAAGGGTTGTAAGCTTAACCAGTCGGTGCTAA
- a CDS encoding metal ABC transporter permease, which produces MFWPVMITIALGSVLLSGTGYYTSKLGLSTIAFGAAHAALAGAAIAYVTNLNPTILSLALATLLGAILSIVARRASNELVNNVIMTAFSAFNALALLSIYLSNTVVLATVGVGALLWGSPLAVTPNRFLVIVALLATFFSYTSLFRLQLHSIIFDRRLAEAEGIRVDLFTLITLVFLCFSLAVMLEVVGGFMTFTLLYVPNALATTITSKALIQLVTSSIYGLVASLLGALLSFTLDLPIGATIALTISMLTLPIYAYKILLQHLKNLKA; this is translated from the coding sequence ATGTTTTGGCCGGTAATGATCACCATAGCCCTCGGAAGTGTACTACTTTCAGGGACGGGCTACTATACTTCAAAGCTAGGCTTAAGCACAATAGCTTTCGGTGCAGCTCATGCTGCACTAGCTGGCGCAGCTATAGCCTATGTCACCAATCTTAATCCAACGATCCTATCGCTTGCATTAGCAACCCTATTGGGAGCAATATTAAGTATTGTGGCTCGTAGGGCTAGCAACGAGTTGGTCAACAATGTCATAATGACTGCTTTCTCAGCGTTCAATGCTCTAGCCCTACTATCCATATACTTAAGCAACACCGTCGTTCTAGCAACAGTGGGTGTAGGAGCCCTCTTATGGGGGAGCCCTCTAGCGGTAACCCCTAATAGATTTCTAGTGATAGTAGCTCTACTTGCAACCTTTTTCTCTTACACCTCACTCTTTAGGCTCCAACTTCACTCAATAATCTTCGATAGGAGATTAGCTGAAGCAGAAGGGATCAGGGTAGACTTATTCACGCTCATAACGCTGGTATTCCTCTGCTTTTCCCTAGCCGTAATGTTGGAAGTCGTTGGGGGCTTCATGACCTTTACACTCCTCTACGTACCCAATGCTTTAGCAACCACAATAACCTCGAAAGCCTTAATTCAACTTGTAACATCAAGTATCTATGGCCTTGTGGCATCTCTCTTAGGGGCGTTACTAAGCTTCACACTTGACTTACCCATAGGAGCCACCATAGCCTTAACCATCTCAATGCTAACACTACCAATTTACGCTTACAAGATTCTACTACAACACTTAAAGAATCTTAAAGCTTGA
- a CDS encoding thermopsin family protease: protein MVFKKTMLAILALYLITFLHGSSYAITSQESYSDGSEKSFWSFGVPRVLDWSDYGLAVGTSTGHLLVYDHHGSLRWERRLNYTSTWDVSWSDSGELAVVSLGPPGVLYVFNHDGALLWSMESEHQANSVAWSGDMIAVGADSLMVFDKSGKLLWSKGGDTLAVSWCGNHLAAIMCLGGPEGTWGVYVFDKEGGVLWGLHGFLDKISWSSKGDLAILETSDGVVYVFNHYGSLKWSKYVKEVEPSSLMWLGDLLAVGGRGGVVVFDERGEVAWKYELEYCVQAISSYGDFLLGVGLDSGNFTLLDSRGNMLWSYWTCGYVWAIKFYSDKIAIASSDGYVHVLDGSGTLLWKRKLGFHVEAVALHRGLVAVGGWDSNVFVLDLEGSVKWSGETGWVAHLAWYEDLLAVGGYSDLYVFDEEGNLKWSFSLGKVRSLSWSSSGLLAVGLSNGLCVFTKDGTILWSYKTPEWVISLSWSGSLLAVGVAGEGVFVLDEQGDLKWFFKSTERNATIPWRVSVSWWGDVLIVVTDKTYALDKQGNVLWSREVYGTVIAPGKDFVAFGGVMGIYVLDEDGELEWSYTPPESIKPKEYYTKPYPQYVYCLSWMGNCLVAGDWLGLVLLFNETGDLMWSYCMGSATFSVSASVENSTITIGGDGGLLIKKIPLISEPKKMLLKLPVPYDKFNLAYINKTLLYMNGSTTIIPPQYLCSPGFTVSNESAYAFLEATLSSSAPIQLTLMTESELKEFTRTRSIGSKLTWTGKEINASVQLDPGTYFLVLRSTEQAEVSYFIKAYESSLPSFEEARVYLPIGIVDYGVTSLPEGRIGYSYEYVETWGLAEIRELYATRPFDDDEMKHCLTLQLNAFLHVKAENGWQVYWVQNIVILDTETKRLRLLNNLWNATTYPISTLNRQLVKGNGSIAKEMRAGDYYFYIVERWMDYSYPLTILLHLSVKMEDGTVRLEFGKSIASEPVELYDTVLLHVNSNTACFKVDPTTYPLSDLELVLAGPSGVKPKTVVERIDANLKLLVNINGELIPIPTAYSHGYITHERVKGVHASYCGDYVVRLSSGKATPTQVYYSTKTLPSMQLLWIRDPLDIFSGVKLIEVGRGLEVPIGYLIDLGNRTRLILKSYEYTSKNEVTLNWGKQYHISATSDYGVVEGIGWYDEGDEARITISPIKFEEDSKTYKFKGWEENGTLVSASPTYVFKVQFPTTLKAKWTVEGLAISTELLINIIIGALIALIAITITFVIMLTRRGGALSH, encoded by the coding sequence GTGGTTTTTAAGAAGACCATGCTTGCCATTTTAGCCTTATATCTCATTACGTTCCTTCATGGCTCAAGCTATGCCATCACTTCTCAAGAGTCTTACTCGGATGGATCTGAGAAGTCCTTCTGGTCTTTCGGAGTTCCAAGGGTCCTAGACTGGAGTGATTACGGGTTGGCTGTTGGGACGAGTACAGGTCACCTACTCGTATATGACCATCATGGCTCCTTAAGGTGGGAGCGAAGGTTAAACTATACTAGCACATGGGACGTATCGTGGAGTGATAGTGGTGAATTAGCAGTTGTAAGCCTTGGACCTCCGGGTGTCCTCTATGTCTTTAATCATGACGGCGCTTTGCTCTGGAGCATGGAGTCCGAGCATCAAGCAAACTCAGTAGCGTGGAGCGGAGATATGATTGCTGTTGGAGCAGATAGCCTAATGGTCTTCGACAAAAGCGGGAAGCTACTATGGAGTAAGGGCGGCGACACCTTAGCTGTGTCCTGGTGTGGCAATCATCTTGCAGCAATTATGTGTTTAGGAGGTCCAGAGGGTACGTGGGGCGTCTACGTATTCGACAAGGAAGGCGGCGTATTGTGGGGTCTCCACGGTTTCTTGGACAAAATTTCGTGGAGCAGCAAGGGGGACTTAGCGATTCTCGAAACTTCTGATGGAGTGGTGTACGTCTTTAATCATTATGGAAGCTTGAAGTGGTCGAAGTACGTGAAGGAAGTAGAACCATCTTCTCTAATGTGGCTGGGCGACTTGCTAGCTGTAGGAGGTAGAGGCGGCGTTGTGGTCTTCGATGAAAGAGGTGAAGTTGCATGGAAGTACGAGCTCGAATACTGTGTACAAGCCATATCTTCATACGGAGACTTCCTCTTAGGAGTTGGATTGGATAGCGGGAACTTCACGCTACTCGATTCTCGGGGAAATATGCTATGGAGCTACTGGACCTGCGGCTACGTTTGGGCCATTAAGTTCTATAGTGACAAGATAGCAATCGCTAGCAGCGACGGCTACGTCCACGTACTAGATGGAAGTGGTACTCTGCTATGGAAAAGGAAGTTAGGCTTCCACGTGGAGGCAGTCGCTTTGCATCGAGGCCTAGTGGCTGTTGGCGGCTGGGACTCCAATGTTTTCGTGCTAGACTTAGAGGGGAGCGTGAAGTGGAGTGGTGAGACTGGATGGGTTGCTCACCTTGCTTGGTATGAAGACCTCCTAGCAGTCGGAGGTTATAGCGACCTATACGTCTTCGATGAGGAGGGTAATTTAAAGTGGAGCTTTAGTTTAGGCAAGGTCCGCTCCCTCTCGTGGAGTAGTAGTGGCCTCTTAGCAGTGGGCCTCAGCAACGGGCTTTGCGTATTCACTAAGGATGGAACCATACTTTGGAGCTATAAGACACCTGAGTGGGTCATCTCACTATCGTGGTCTGGCTCCCTCTTAGCCGTTGGCGTTGCTGGCGAGGGCGTCTTCGTGCTCGACGAGCAAGGAGACTTAAAGTGGTTCTTTAAGAGCACCGAGAGAAATGCCACGATACCTTGGCGCGTATCAGTTTCATGGTGGGGGGATGTGCTTATAGTCGTCACTGACAAGACTTACGCCCTAGATAAACAGGGGAACGTCTTGTGGTCTAGGGAGGTTTACGGGACAGTGATAGCACCTGGAAAGGACTTCGTGGCTTTCGGTGGAGTTATGGGAATTTACGTGCTCGACGAAGATGGCGAGTTAGAGTGGTCATACACACCACCCGAGTCTATTAAGCCGAAAGAATACTACACGAAGCCCTACCCACAATACGTGTACTGCCTCAGCTGGATGGGCAACTGCCTCGTTGCTGGGGACTGGCTTGGGCTAGTCCTTCTATTTAATGAAACCGGTGACTTAATGTGGAGTTACTGTATGGGATCCGCTACCTTCTCAGTCTCAGCATCAGTTGAGAATAGTACGATAACGATTGGAGGAGATGGAGGTTTACTAATCAAGAAGATCCCCTTAATATCTGAGCCCAAGAAGATGCTTCTAAAACTTCCAGTGCCCTACGATAAGTTCAACTTAGCATACATTAACAAGACCCTCCTATACATGAACGGAAGCACAACCATAATTCCACCTCAATACCTGTGCTCTCCAGGATTCACGGTAAGCAATGAGAGTGCCTACGCCTTCTTGGAAGCTACGCTGAGCTCCTCTGCACCCATCCAGCTCACTCTCATGACCGAGAGTGAGCTCAAAGAGTTTACTAGAACAAGGTCTATAGGCTCCAAGCTCACGTGGACTGGCAAGGAGATTAACGCTAGCGTTCAACTGGATCCAGGAACGTACTTCCTTGTCTTACGCTCAACAGAGCAAGCAGAGGTAAGCTACTTCATTAAGGCTTACGAGAGCTCCCTACCATCATTCGAGGAAGCGAGAGTCTACCTGCCTATAGGGATAGTCGACTACGGCGTTACATCATTGCCTGAGGGGAGGATTGGATACAGCTACGAGTATGTAGAGACTTGGGGTCTAGCTGAGATACGTGAGTTATACGCGACCAGACCCTTCGACGATGACGAGATGAAGCATTGTCTCACACTTCAGCTAAACGCCTTCTTACACGTAAAGGCCGAAAACGGTTGGCAGGTCTACTGGGTTCAAAACATAGTTATCTTAGATACTGAGACCAAGCGGCTAAGGTTATTGAACAATTTGTGGAATGCCACCACGTATCCCATCTCGACGTTGAACAGGCAGCTGGTTAAGGGTAATGGTAGCATAGCTAAAGAGATGAGGGCTGGCGACTACTACTTCTACATTGTTGAGAGGTGGATGGATTATAGCTACCCTCTAACGATCCTTCTTCACTTATCAGTAAAGATGGAGGATGGCACAGTAAGATTGGAGTTTGGCAAGTCAATTGCTAGTGAGCCCGTGGAGCTCTACGATACTGTTCTTCTCCACGTTAACTCTAACACTGCTTGCTTTAAGGTTGATCCAACGACATACCCCTTAAGCGACTTGGAGTTAGTATTAGCTGGACCATCTGGAGTGAAGCCGAAGACCGTGGTTGAGAGGATTGACGCCAACTTAAAGCTGCTTGTCAACATTAACGGGGAGTTGATCCCTATTCCCACGGCTTATAGCCACGGCTACATCACGCATGAGAGAGTTAAGGGGGTCCATGCAAGCTACTGCGGAGACTACGTGGTTCGTCTAAGCTCTGGTAAAGCCACGCCCACCCAAGTCTACTATTCCACTAAAACCCTACCATCCATGCAGCTACTATGGATACGCGATCCACTAGACATCTTCAGTGGAGTGAAGCTCATCGAGGTGGGAAGGGGTCTTGAGGTACCAATAGGTTATCTAATCGATCTAGGTAATAGAACCCGCTTGATCTTGAAAAGCTACGAGTACACTTCAAAGAATGAAGTAACGCTAAACTGGGGTAAACAGTACCACATCTCCGCTACTTCCGATTATGGGGTTGTAGAGGGCATTGGCTGGTACGATGAGGGTGATGAGGCGAGAATAACAATCTCCCCAATAAAGTTCGAAGAGGACTCCAAGACCTACAAGTTCAAGGGGTGGGAGGAGAACGGAACCTTAGTGAGCGCATCGCCTACATACGTATTCAAGGTGCAGTTTCCCACAACACTGAAAGCTAAATGGACAGTTGAGGGACTAGCCATCTCAACGGAATTACTTATCAACATAATAATTGGAGCTCTAATAGCTCTAATAGCAATCACCATAACGTTTGTAATAATGTTAACGCGTAGAGGAGGAGCGCTGAGCCATTAA